In Prosthecochloris sp. GSB1, the following proteins share a genomic window:
- a CDS encoding aldehyde dehydrogenase family protein, whose amino-acid sequence MDQRREKMAGRQEASAMCAGLRKTFETGVTRSYEWRKTQLRSLRRFLVEREEDIYRALDRDFRKSRAETFFTEIHYLTVEIDLALRKLKSWMEPVRVSTPLRYRPGRSGFHFEPHGVVLVIGAWNYPLQLALAPAVSAIAAGNCVLVKPSERSPATSALMEEGLERYLDRNAVRVFAGDAEESLRLLKERFDYIFFTGGSQAGRKVMQAAAENLTPVTLELGGKNPCIVDRSADIGVAARRIVWAKFLNAGQTCIAPDFVLVESGIEERLVNAMKDAIGSFYGSDPSKSVDYPAVITQERLERLVSYLGEGRVASGGDFDRDRRYFAPTILTGVSPESPVMKDEIFGPVLPVVGYGTREDALVLAGRFRHPLALYIFSTDRSFIRFMLDNTRSGGVAVNDLLFQAAIPGLPFGGAGQSGMGAYHGRTGFETFSRPRSVHVKRTFPENRLRYPPFGKVKFRLLRALFRLIG is encoded by the coding sequence ATGGATCAGAGACGCGAGAAAATGGCAGGTCGTCAGGAAGCCTCGGCGATGTGCGCCGGGTTGCGAAAAACGTTCGAAACCGGGGTTACGCGCAGCTACGAGTGGCGGAAAACGCAGTTGCGCTCACTCAGGCGTTTCCTCGTCGAGAGGGAAGAGGACATCTATCGTGCGCTGGACCGGGACTTCAGGAAATCCCGTGCTGAAACGTTTTTTACCGAGATCCATTACCTGACGGTCGAAATCGATCTCGCGCTGAGAAAACTAAAATCATGGATGGAGCCTGTCAGGGTTTCCACCCCTCTACGGTATCGGCCCGGCAGGAGCGGGTTCCATTTTGAACCCCATGGCGTCGTACTCGTCATAGGCGCCTGGAACTATCCGCTTCAGCTTGCCCTGGCTCCCGCCGTGAGCGCGATTGCCGCGGGTAACTGCGTGCTCGTCAAACCTTCGGAGCGGTCGCCGGCCACGTCAGCTCTCATGGAGGAGGGCTTAGAACGATATCTCGACAGGAACGCCGTCAGGGTGTTCGCCGGTGACGCGGAGGAAAGCCTACGGCTCCTGAAGGAACGCTTTGATTACATCTTTTTCACCGGCGGCAGTCAGGCCGGCAGGAAAGTCATGCAGGCAGCGGCGGAAAACCTCACTCCGGTCACGCTCGAACTTGGCGGGAAGAATCCCTGCATTGTCGACCGCAGCGCCGATATCGGGGTCGCGGCGAGGCGGATCGTCTGGGCAAAATTCCTCAATGCAGGCCAGACGTGTATCGCGCCCGATTTCGTTCTTGTCGAAAGCGGGATCGAGGAGCGGCTCGTCAACGCCATGAAGGACGCCATCGGAAGCTTCTACGGTTCCGACCCCTCGAAAAGCGTCGATTATCCCGCCGTCATCACGCAGGAGCGTCTGGAGCGGCTCGTCTCCTATCTCGGCGAGGGCCGTGTGGCGTCCGGCGGAGATTTCGACCGGGATCGGCGGTATTTCGCACCCACGATTCTCACGGGCGTTTCTCCGGAATCGCCGGTCATGAAAGACGAGATTTTCGGACCGGTGCTTCCGGTTGTCGGCTACGGGACAAGGGAGGACGCGCTTGTGCTTGCAGGTCGTTTTCGCCATCCTCTTGCGCTCTACATTTTCTCCACCGACCGGTCGTTTATCCGTTTCATGCTCGACAATACACGCTCGGGAGGCGTCGCCGTCAACGATCTCCTGTTTCAGGCGGCGATTCCCGGCCTGCCGTTCGGCGGGGCCGGCCAGAGCGGCATGGGCGCATACCACGGGCGGACAGGTTTTGAAACCTTTTCGAGGCCGAGAAGCGTTCATGTCAAGAGGACGTTCCCGGAGAACCGGTTGCGGTATCCGCCGTTCGGGAAGGTGAAGTTCAGGCTGCTGCGCGCGTTGTTCAGGCTGATCGGATAG
- a CDS encoding TerC family protein, with protein sequence MELLLQPEAWIALATLTLLEIVLGIDNIIFISIIVGRLPEPQRNKGRIIGLGLAMASRIVLLLSITWVMGLTAELFEVMEHSVSGRDLILLAGGLFLLAKSTHEIHHSLEGTEKNGKKGGPAGMAAILVQIAVIDLVFSLDSVITAVGLAKHVEVMITAIVISVLIMMLAAKTINDFVDRHPTIKMLALSFLLLVGVTLVAEGAGFEIPKGYIYFAMAFSVSVEMLNLRLRKKESEPVHLHKSAGLEAGE encoded by the coding sequence ATGGAATTGCTGCTGCAACCGGAAGCCTGGATAGCGCTTGCAACGCTGACTCTGCTTGAGATCGTCCTCGGCATCGACAACATCATTTTCATTTCCATCATTGTCGGCAGGCTTCCCGAACCTCAACGGAACAAGGGCCGTATCATCGGGCTGGGGCTCGCCATGGCGAGCCGTATCGTTCTCCTGCTCTCGATCACCTGGGTCATGGGATTGACGGCTGAACTCTTCGAGGTCATGGAGCACAGTGTCTCCGGAAGAGACCTGATCCTCCTGGCGGGAGGATTGTTCCTGCTGGCCAAAAGCACCCATGAAATCCACCACAGTCTCGAAGGAACGGAAAAAAACGGTAAAAAAGGCGGCCCCGCCGGCATGGCGGCGATTCTCGTCCAGATAGCGGTCATCGACCTGGTATTCTCGCTCGATTCGGTCATCACGGCCGTCGGTCTGGCGAAGCATGTCGAAGTGATGATCACGGCTATCGTCATTTCGGTGCTGATCATGATGCTTGCCGCGAAAACAATCAACGACTTCGTCGATCGTCATCCCACAATCAAAATGCTTGCACTGAGCTTCCTTCTCCTCGTGGGAGTCACGCTGGTGGCCGAGGGCGCGGGATTTGAAATTCCGAAAGGCTACATCTATTTCGCGATGGCGTTTTCAGTCAGCGTCGAAATGCTCAACCTCCGCCTTCGGAAAAAAGAAAGCGAACCGGTCCATCTGCACAAGTCAGCCGGACTCGAAGCCGGAGAATAA
- a CDS encoding Lon protease family protein, with the protein MPVPEPLDHGKLSKRCDPGDLPFASTGELDGKITISGQERAWQAIRFGVGIKHDGFNLFALGPSGTGKQTAIEHYLGEKVSGEPLPDDWCYVYNFEKPRQPRAISMPAGRACAFGKEMEELLEALFTILPAAFSSEEYQEQEKTIKEAFQEKQTAAIASLEKQAGENDIALIRTPSGFAFAPIRKGEVLNSEAFMKLKPEEREKIEQQIATLKESMQSIMLQIPKWQRETQEKLKDLNQQVAAFAVKPLFEELKAGHAQQPAILDHLAAAEKDVVEHFVHFLEKSSPEQEQPPGMASPAGPGKNRLFNRYRINVVIDNSRGGGAPVVIEDKPSCQNLVGDIEHIAQMGTLLTDFTLIKPGALHRSNGGYLILDARRLLQEPLAYDALKKAIRTRQIRIESLAQLYGLASTVSLDPEPVPLDVKVILTGERQLYYLLSAYDPDFNELFKVAADFDDDMQRTAKTQVAYAGFMSTIVRREKLRHLDRSAVARVIDYGARLSGDSDKLSTHLQSIADLIHESDYYAEDNHHGLITAEDVRQAIDARRYRAGRIPEKIREALLHDTILIDTQTEKTGQINGLSVYMLGNQSFGKPSRITARVKLGKGEVIDIEREVEMGGPIHSKGVLILSGFLGSLFGREQPLSLSASLVFEQSYSGVEGDSASSAELYALLSAISDTPIRQWFAVTGSVNQYGEVQAIGGVNEKIEGFFDLCVQRGLNGKHGVLVPAANVRNLMLRDDVVEAARKGDFSIYPVTRIEEGIEILTGLPAGQREADGSYPENTVYGRVLSRLREMAEKQKAFSDDSGK; encoded by the coding sequence ATGCCTGTACCCGAACCACTCGATCACGGAAAACTCTCCAAGCGCTGCGATCCGGGCGACTTGCCGTTCGCCAGCACCGGTGAACTCGACGGAAAAATCACGATATCCGGACAGGAGCGAGCCTGGCAGGCCATACGCTTCGGAGTCGGCATTAAGCACGACGGGTTCAATCTTTTCGCCCTCGGACCGTCCGGAACCGGCAAGCAAACCGCTATAGAACACTACCTGGGTGAAAAAGTGTCCGGGGAGCCCCTGCCCGACGACTGGTGCTACGTCTATAATTTCGAAAAACCCCGGCAGCCCAGAGCGATCTCCATGCCCGCCGGCCGGGCATGCGCCTTCGGCAAGGAAATGGAAGAGCTTCTCGAGGCCCTCTTTACCATATTACCTGCGGCGTTCAGCAGCGAGGAGTACCAGGAGCAGGAAAAAACCATAAAAGAAGCCTTCCAGGAAAAGCAGACCGCTGCCATTGCATCCCTCGAAAAGCAAGCCGGTGAAAACGACATCGCGCTTATCAGAACGCCGTCGGGATTCGCATTCGCCCCCATACGCAAGGGAGAAGTCCTGAATTCCGAGGCATTCATGAAGCTGAAGCCAGAAGAACGGGAAAAAATCGAACAACAGATTGCGACGCTCAAGGAATCCATGCAGTCCATCATGCTGCAGATTCCGAAATGGCAGCGTGAAACACAGGAAAAACTCAAGGACCTCAATCAGCAGGTGGCCGCGTTCGCGGTAAAACCGCTCTTCGAGGAGCTCAAGGCCGGTCATGCGCAGCAACCGGCGATTCTCGACCATCTGGCGGCCGCGGAAAAAGATGTCGTCGAGCACTTCGTGCACTTCCTTGAAAAAAGCTCCCCGGAACAGGAGCAGCCTCCAGGCATGGCCTCACCGGCAGGCCCCGGTAAAAACCGGCTCTTCAACCGCTACCGGATAAACGTCGTCATCGACAACAGCCGGGGCGGCGGCGCTCCGGTCGTCATCGAAGACAAGCCGTCGTGCCAGAATCTCGTGGGAGATATCGAGCACATCGCCCAGATGGGAACGCTCTTGACCGACTTCACCCTGATCAAACCCGGCGCGCTGCACCGCTCGAACGGCGGTTACCTCATTCTGGACGCGAGAAGACTGCTGCAGGAGCCCCTGGCTTACGACGCCCTGAAAAAAGCCATACGAACCCGTCAGATCAGGATCGAATCCCTCGCGCAACTCTACGGTCTTGCAAGCACGGTGTCTCTCGATCCGGAACCCGTTCCGCTCGACGTAAAAGTCATCCTGACCGGAGAACGGCAGCTCTACTACCTGCTCAGCGCATACGATCCCGATTTCAACGAACTCTTCAAGGTTGCCGCGGATTTCGACGACGATATGCAACGCACGGCTAAAACCCAGGTTGCCTACGCGGGGTTCATGAGCACCATCGTCAGACGTGAAAAACTGCGCCATCTGGACCGTTCGGCCGTCGCCAGGGTCATCGATTACGGCGCACGGCTCTCAGGCGACTCGGACAAACTCTCCACCCACCTCCAGAGCATTGCAGACCTTATCCACGAATCCGACTATTACGCCGAGGATAACCATCACGGACTCATCACCGCCGAAGACGTCCGGCAGGCGATCGATGCACGGCGTTACCGCGCGGGAAGAATACCGGAAAAAATCCGGGAAGCGCTGCTCCACGACACCATTCTCATCGATACACAAACCGAGAAAACCGGTCAGATCAACGGACTCTCGGTCTACATGCTCGGCAATCAGAGTTTCGGCAAACCGAGCCGGATCACGGCAAGGGTAAAACTGGGCAAGGGCGAGGTGATCGATATTGAACGGGAGGTGGAAATGGGCGGCCCCATACACTCCAAGGGGGTCCTGATCCTCTCGGGATTTCTGGGAAGCCTCTTCGGCCGTGAACAGCCTCTGTCGCTTTCCGCCTCTCTGGTTTTCGAGCAGTCCTACAGCGGCGTCGAAGGCGACAGCGCTTCGTCCGCTGAACTCTATGCGCTGCTTTCTGCCATTTCAGACACGCCGATCCGGCAATGGTTCGCGGTCACCGGCTCCGTCAACCAGTACGGAGAGGTTCAGGCGATAGGCGGCGTGAATGAAAAAATAGAAGGGTTTTTCGATCTCTGCGTCCAGAGGGGACTGAACGGCAAGCACGGGGTGCTCGTTCCTGCCGCAAACGTGAGAAACCTGATGCTGCGCGACGACGTGGTCGAGGCGGCGCGGAAAGGCGATTTTTCCATCTATCCCGTGACCCGCATCGAGGAGGGTATCGAAATCCTGACCGGCTTGCCCGCCGGGCAGCGCGAAGCCGACGGAAGTTATCCGGAAAACACCGTATACGGCCGGGTGCTTTCCAGACTCAGGGAAATGGCTGAAAAACAGAAAGCGTTCAGCGACGATTCCGGCAAGTAA
- a CDS encoding universal stress protein, with the protein MGITTTRGTIRRITVALDCSPHSRATLDAAAAIAGALHAELSGIFVEDINLIHMAELPFSEEILVNTAKSRQLDAAGVARQMKLQQKQALELLRQTAERFGIPHSFRTLRGRVSTEIISAALESDLLALGRSGRTPSCRRGLGSTAKQAVIESKTHILLSLRGFRSASPLLVLYDGSQAARLALETALRIAASNGILHVLLLAGNEPKAARLRREAETITKKSGKTIEFHVIPWNDSTMLSQCIRMIDSGMVVLGEEMEAVDDTTVLGLIENLSCPLLLLRQRPRALRRA; encoded by the coding sequence ATGGGTATCACTACCACGCGGGGAACCATCCGCCGTATCACGGTCGCCCTGGACTGTTCGCCGCACAGCCGCGCCACCCTCGACGCGGCGGCTGCTATCGCCGGCGCGCTGCATGCGGAACTCTCCGGCATTTTCGTCGAGGACATCAACCTCATCCACATGGCGGAACTCCCGTTTTCCGAAGAGATCCTCGTCAACACGGCAAAAAGCCGGCAACTCGATGCCGCCGGAGTCGCCAGGCAGATGAAGCTGCAGCAGAAACAAGCGCTTGAACTGCTTCGACAGACGGCTGAAAGGTTCGGCATTCCCCATTCGTTCAGGACTCTTCGCGGCCGGGTTTCCACGGAAATCATCTCCGCGGCGCTCGAGAGCGATCTCCTTGCCCTCGGCAGAAGCGGCAGAACACCTTCATGCCGGAGAGGACTGGGCTCGACCGCAAAACAGGCGGTCATCGAATCGAAAACGCACATTCTGCTCTCGCTCCGGGGATTTCGGTCGGCAAGCCCCCTGCTCGTGCTCTATGACGGCTCTCAGGCGGCCAGGCTCGCCCTTGAAACCGCGCTACGCATAGCTGCCTCGAACGGGATATTGCACGTGCTCCTGCTTGCGGGCAACGAACCGAAAGCTGCCCGGTTGCGCCGTGAAGCCGAAACGATCACGAAGAAAAGCGGAAAAACGATCGAATTCCACGTTATCCCCTGGAACGACAGCACCATGCTCTCGCAATGCATCCGGATGATAGACAGCGGTATGGTCGTGCTCGGCGAGGAAATGGAAGCGGTTGACGACACGACCGTTCTCGGACTCATCGAAAACCTGTCATGCCCGCTGCTGCTGCTCAGGCAGCGACCGAGAGCACTCCGTCGAGCATGA
- a CDS encoding MarC family protein: protein MLKTAAIAFATFFATIGPVDLAALLPALMPDDDVLRRRSVAVKAVLVAGGILLGFTLFGNPLLGFLGISLPAMRIAGGILLLLFGVNMVFGRQTGFSRSTDEEANEAVMKPDVAVFPLATPLIAGPASMGAAVLLTAETGGDPLLLLAVVAALAAVLAVTLLLFLLAAQVRELLGVTGLHVVSRTAGVLLTALAVQFMLDGVLSVAA, encoded by the coding sequence ATGCTGAAAACCGCCGCCATAGCGTTTGCGACTTTTTTCGCGACCATAGGTCCCGTCGACCTTGCCGCATTGCTGCCGGCGCTTATGCCGGACGACGACGTGCTTCGCAGGCGTTCGGTCGCCGTAAAGGCGGTGCTTGTCGCTGGCGGCATTCTTCTGGGGTTTACGCTGTTCGGCAACCCGTTGCTCGGATTCCTCGGTATATCTCTTCCCGCGATGCGCATCGCGGGAGGTATTCTCCTTTTGCTGTTCGGAGTCAACATGGTTTTCGGTCGCCAGACCGGTTTTTCGCGTTCGACGGACGAAGAGGCCAATGAGGCCGTCATGAAACCGGATGTCGCCGTTTTTCCTCTTGCAACGCCCCTCATAGCCGGCCCGGCCTCAATGGGCGCGGCCGTGCTGCTTACCGCCGAAACCGGCGGCGATCCTTTGCTGCTGCTGGCTGTCGTCGCTGCTCTCGCGGCTGTTCTTGCCGTAACCCTGCTGCTGTTTCTTCTTGCCGCTCAGGTCAGGGAGCTGCTCGGGGTTACCGGCTTGCACGTTGTCAGCAGAACGGCGGGGGTCCTGCTGACGGCCCTGGCCGTGCAGTTCATGCTCGACGGAGTGCTCTCGGTCGCTGCCTGA
- a CDS encoding TrmH family RNA methyltransferase has product MSGGGYGPAGRARLKRFAKLHQKKYRDREKLFLAEGLRTVDELLRHLPEKDDLVALFLEPRMLSSLETSALPADRIFLLDGISAGRLAGTTTSQGVVGVFRQQPGCGLERLLGVEQGRSLVLALDDVQDPGNVGTIVRTASWFGASALVSGPGCADRYNAKAVRASAGSVFCLPHHASGDLAADLRALRSSGYRIVCSCLHGDDVRLSGKLPEKAVLVVGNEARGIGEPLLDMADLLVTIPHAGADPGVESLNAAVSAAILMSVFAL; this is encoded by the coding sequence ATGTCCGGCGGCGGTTACGGCCCGGCAGGGAGGGCCAGGTTGAAACGGTTTGCAAAACTCCATCAGAAAAAGTATCGCGACAGGGAAAAACTTTTTCTCGCCGAAGGTCTGCGAACGGTGGATGAACTGCTCCGGCACCTACCGGAGAAGGACGATCTCGTCGCCCTTTTCCTGGAGCCGCGTATGTTGTCTTCATTGGAAACCTCGGCGCTTCCGGCGGATCGGATCTTCCTGCTCGACGGGATTTCCGCGGGCCGTCTGGCCGGAACGACAACATCCCAGGGCGTTGTCGGGGTGTTTCGCCAGCAACCTGGCTGCGGCCTGGAAAGGCTTCTCGGAGTGGAGCAGGGACGTTCCCTTGTTCTCGCGCTCGACGATGTTCAGGACCCGGGCAACGTCGGCACTATCGTCAGAACGGCATCCTGGTTCGGTGCATCGGCCCTTGTTTCGGGTCCGGGATGCGCCGACCGGTACAACGCCAAGGCTGTAAGGGCAAGTGCGGGCAGCGTTTTCTGCCTGCCCCACCACGCTTCCGGCGATCTTGCCGCCGACCTTCGGGCGTTACGCTCCTCGGGCTACCGGATCGTCTGTTCGTGCCTTCACGGCGACGATGTGCGTTTGTCAGGAAAACTGCCCGAAAAGGCCGTGCTGGTCGTGGGCAACGAAGCGCGGGGCATCGGTGAACCGCTGCTGGATATGGCCGATCTTCTGGTTACCATTCCCCATGCGGGAGCAGATCCCGGTGTGGAGTCCCTGAACGCCGCGGTATCGGCGGCCATCCTGATGTCGGTGTTCGCTCTCTGA
- a CDS encoding peptidase U32 family protein — protein MTPHDHELIAPAGDRTSLLAALQAGADAIYFGAEGYNMRAASKSFGTDDFPDIAALCGRHGAKAYLALNTLICDRELDTVDDMVKAASEKGLDAVICWDQAVVDACRRNGMPFHLSTQASVSNYAAVRHYASLGANMIVLARELTLEQVEAITASIREDGLDLRIECFVHGAMCMAVSGRCFLSQDLFGRSANRGACMQPCRRRYRIVDPDDGKELTLDADTVMSPKDLCTLPFIDKLLAAGISGFKIEGRNRSPEYVGTTTACYRKALDFCLEHAEDANFREKYDAFAEKLEKKLETVYNRGFSSGFYFGRPIDAWTRQYGSLATERKTYIGTVTKYYPKAGIAQIRIHARRGLQLHDKLSIQGPTTGIVTISASSFRANDKPVSSAGRGDVVTIPSAKVRENDKVYVLEPVI, from the coding sequence ATGACACCGCACGATCACGAACTCATCGCCCCGGCCGGCGACCGAACCTCGTTGCTTGCCGCCCTGCAGGCCGGGGCCGACGCGATCTACTTCGGCGCTGAAGGCTACAACATGCGTGCGGCCAGCAAAAGTTTCGGAACGGACGATTTTCCGGATATCGCGGCGCTGTGCGGCCGGCACGGCGCAAAAGCCTACCTCGCGCTGAACACCCTGATCTGCGACCGGGAACTCGACACAGTTGACGACATGGTAAAAGCCGCCTCGGAAAAAGGGCTCGACGCGGTCATATGCTGGGATCAGGCGGTTGTCGACGCCTGCCGCCGGAACGGCATGCCGTTTCACCTTTCGACCCAGGCTTCGGTCAGTAATTACGCCGCCGTGCGCCACTACGCGTCGCTCGGGGCGAACATGATCGTCCTCGCGCGCGAACTGACGCTGGAACAGGTCGAGGCGATAACCGCAAGCATCCGTGAAGACGGCCTCGATCTGCGCATCGAATGCTTCGTCCACGGAGCCATGTGCATGGCGGTTTCGGGAAGATGCTTCCTTTCGCAGGACCTGTTCGGCCGTTCGGCCAACCGCGGAGCCTGCATGCAGCCCTGCCGTCGCCGATACAGAATCGTCGACCCCGATGACGGCAAAGAACTTACCCTGGACGCCGATACCGTCATGAGCCCCAAGGACCTCTGCACGCTGCCGTTCATAGACAAGCTGCTCGCTGCCGGCATCTCGGGCTTCAAGATCGAGGGACGTAACCGCAGCCCCGAATACGTCGGCACGACGACCGCCTGCTATCGCAAAGCCCTCGATTTCTGTCTGGAGCACGCCGAAGACGCGAACTTCCGCGAAAAATACGATGCGTTTGCTGAAAAACTTGAAAAGAAACTCGAAACAGTTTACAACCGGGGATTTTCAAGCGGCTTCTATTTCGGCCGCCCCATCGATGCCTGGACTCGACAGTACGGTTCCCTGGCTACCGAAAGAAAAACCTATATCGGTACGGTCACGAAATACTACCCGAAAGCCGGCATCGCGCAAATACGCATCCATGCAAGAAGAGGCCTGCAACTGCACGACAAGCTCTCGATACAGGGACCGACGACCGGCATCGTCACGATAAGCGCATCGTCCTTTCGCGCCAACGACAAACCGGTGTCATCGGCCGGCCGGGGAGACGTGGTGACGATCCCCTCGGCAAAAGTGCGGGAAAACGACAAGGTATATGTTCTCGAACCTGTGATATGA
- a CDS encoding clostripain-related cysteine peptidase, whose amino-acid sequence MSVKPFTALFFLRLFLVLALGCSVTACGNGGGNHDDGNPVTTTPLDPAASDMTVMIYLNADNNLGYFAEEDMNEMLRGMQNAESATASAINLIVLYDGNSPGDGRILRISPAGRKTLESPAEQNMGDPETLSDFIDYCKTNYPADRFALILWDHGDGARAADAEDGSRTISSDATSGDVLLMNEVQQALGAHFSPAEPLGLIGFDACLMGTAEVAYEMKDYARTMAASMNLEPGAGWDYEAIFENGDQILAGSSNFAALVVDTYRNWVRDNDDNNGRTMSAIDLSRLDALRFAVDGLANVMRTNLVASGADHWYAAELARRMTERYYPDNMTSYIESSPYVDLGDLCNVLIAGAGDSFSDAASSAAQAVRTALGNAVIRAFGDSGGGFNAAIPFTAYYGTGASVHRGLSIFFQQPPYTGDYVYDFARWTEYYEDNGWYTGNVFSEGSMGNGGQLDFCRDSSWKTFMDSVFESDHPAYNP is encoded by the coding sequence GTGAGCGTCAAGCCATTCACAGCCCTGTTTTTCCTGCGCCTTTTCCTCGTCCTTGCCCTGGGGTGTTCCGTCACCGCCTGCGGCAACGGCGGCGGCAACCATGATGACGGCAACCCCGTCACGACCACTCCGCTCGACCCGGCGGCTTCGGACATGACGGTCATGATATACCTCAACGCGGACAACAATCTCGGGTACTTCGCCGAAGAGGACATGAATGAAATGCTGCGGGGCATGCAGAACGCTGAATCCGCGACGGCCTCGGCGATCAACCTGATCGTGCTCTATGACGGAAATTCGCCTGGAGACGGCCGGATATTGCGAATCAGCCCGGCCGGCCGAAAGACGCTTGAAAGCCCGGCCGAACAAAACATGGGAGACCCCGAAACGCTCAGCGATTTCATCGACTACTGCAAGACCAACTATCCGGCGGACCGCTTCGCGCTGATTCTCTGGGATCACGGCGACGGAGCACGGGCAGCCGACGCTGAAGACGGATCGAGAACCATCAGTTCCGATGCGACCTCGGGCGACGTACTCCTTATGAACGAGGTCCAGCAGGCGCTCGGCGCGCATTTCAGTCCCGCCGAGCCGCTCGGCCTCATCGGTTTCGACGCCTGCCTGATGGGCACGGCAGAGGTCGCTTACGAGATGAAGGACTACGCCAGGACCATGGCCGCATCGATGAACCTCGAACCGGGCGCGGGCTGGGATTACGAGGCCATTTTCGAAAACGGCGACCAGATCCTCGCGGGAAGCAGCAACTTCGCGGCCCTCGTCGTAGATACCTACCGGAACTGGGTCCGCGACAACGACGACAATAACGGCCGAACCATGTCGGCAATCGACCTGTCGCGGCTCGACGCTCTCAGGTTCGCCGTCGACGGTCTCGCCAACGTCATGCGAACCAACCTTGTCGCATCCGGAGCCGATCACTGGTACGCAGCGGAACTCGCCCGAAGAATGACCGAACGCTACTACCCGGACAACATGACGTCCTATATCGAATCGTCACCCTATGTCGATCTCGGCGATCTGTGTAACGTATTGATCGCCGGAGCCGGAGATAGTTTCAGCGATGCCGCCTCTTCAGCCGCGCAGGCGGTCAGGACAGCTCTCGGCAACGCCGTGATCAGAGCGTTCGGTGACAGCGGCGGCGGCTTTAACGCGGCCATTCCGTTCACTGCATATTACGGGACGGGCGCAAGCGTCCATCGGGGGCTTTCGATCTTCTTCCAGCAGCCGCCATACACCGGCGATTACGTGTACGACTTCGCGAGATGGACCGAATATTACGAAGATAACGGCTGGTACACCGGCAACGTCTTCAGCGAAGGCTCAATGGGAAACGGAGGGCAGCTCGATTTCTGCAGGGATTCGTCATGGAAAACGTTCATGGACTCCGTGTTCGAATCCGATCATCCCGCTTACAACCCCTGA